The proteins below are encoded in one region of Myxococcus guangdongensis:
- a CDS encoding acetyl-CoA C-acetyltransferase: MSQEAFIFDAVRTPRGKGKKGALHGIKPISLLVGLVDALKQRHPTLDPKQIDDIVLGIVSPVGDQGADIARTLVLAAGLPETVGGVQLNRFCASGLTAVNMAAQQVRSGWEHLVIAGGVESMSRVPMGSDGGAWAMDPATNYDTYFVPQGISADLIATMEGFTREDVDTYAAQSQARAAKSWAEGYFKNSVIPVLDQNGLVVLDRDEHPRKDTTVASLGQLSPSFAGMGEMGGFDAVALQKYHMVERIEHVHTPGNSSGIVDGAALVLIGSEKVGKSLGLTPRARIAAVATSGSDPTIMLTGPIPATRKLLDMTGLSVKDIDLFELNEAFASVVLKYQKDLGIPNEKINVNGGAIAMGHPLGATGAMILGTMVDELERRKARRAVITLCVGGGMGVATLIERV, encoded by the coding sequence GTGAGCCAGGAAGCATTCATCTTCGACGCCGTCCGTACACCTCGCGGCAAGGGCAAGAAGGGCGCGCTGCACGGCATCAAGCCCATCTCCCTGCTCGTCGGCCTGGTGGACGCCCTCAAGCAGCGCCACCCCACGCTGGACCCCAAGCAGATCGACGACATCGTGCTGGGCATCGTGTCGCCGGTGGGCGACCAGGGCGCGGACATCGCGCGCACGCTGGTGCTGGCGGCGGGCCTGCCGGAGACGGTGGGCGGCGTGCAGCTCAACCGCTTCTGTGCCTCCGGCCTGACGGCGGTGAACATGGCCGCGCAGCAGGTGCGCTCGGGCTGGGAGCACCTGGTCATCGCGGGCGGCGTGGAGAGCATGTCGCGCGTGCCCATGGGCTCCGACGGCGGCGCGTGGGCCATGGACCCCGCCACCAACTACGACACGTACTTCGTGCCGCAGGGCATCTCCGCGGACCTCATCGCGACGATGGAGGGCTTCACCCGCGAGGACGTGGACACCTACGCCGCGCAGTCGCAGGCGCGCGCCGCGAAGTCCTGGGCGGAGGGCTACTTCAAGAACTCCGTCATCCCCGTGCTGGACCAGAACGGGCTGGTGGTCCTGGACCGCGACGAGCACCCGCGCAAGGACACCACGGTGGCGTCGCTGGGCCAGCTGAGCCCGTCCTTCGCCGGCATGGGGGAGATGGGCGGCTTCGACGCGGTGGCGCTGCAGAAGTACCACATGGTGGAGCGCATCGAGCACGTGCACACCCCGGGCAACTCGTCGGGCATCGTGGACGGCGCGGCGCTGGTGCTCATCGGTTCGGAGAAGGTGGGCAAGTCGCTGGGGCTGACGCCGCGCGCGCGCATCGCCGCGGTGGCCACGTCCGGCTCGGACCCGACCATCATGCTGACGGGCCCCATCCCCGCCACGCGCAAGCTGCTCGACATGACGGGCCTGTCGGTGAAGGACATCGACCTGTTCGAGCTCAACGAGGCCTTCGCCTCCGTGGTGCTCAAGTACCAGAAGGACCTGGGCATCCCGAACGAGAAGATCAACGTCAACGGCGGCGCCATCGCCATGGGGCACCCGCTGGGCGCCACGGG